CCGCTTGAGAACGACGTTTGGCTTGGGTTCCTTCCCCTGGATCATTAACAATAAAGGGGTAAAAATTCGGTAATGCACCTAACGCAATTTCAGGATAACAGTTTTCTGATAATCCCACACTTTTACCCGGTAGCCATTCCAAATTTCCATGTTTTCCTAAATGAATAATTGCATCCGCTTGAAATTGCGATCGTAACCAATAATAAAATGCTAAATAATCGGGTGTGGGTTCTAAATCCGGTGCATGATAGTTTAAACTGGGATCAAGATCATATCCTCTGGAAGGTTGTATTCCGATAAAAATATTACCGATTTCAATTCCTGAAATTGCAAAACCTTGAGAGGTCTTTTGTTTCTCCTGAAAATGATTATCCCATCGCTTATTAATTGCTGTTTGAACAGATAACGGTAACGTTGAAAAATACTGTTGATAGTCTTCAAAAGATAACCGTTGATAAACAGATCGTAACTCCCATCCTTCAGGATCATTTGTTACGCTAGAGGTTAATTGATCAATTAATTGTTCTCCCGTTTCAGGATAATTTTCTAAAGAATATCCAGCATCTTTTAACCCTTGTAAAATTTTAATACAACTGGCTGGAGTATCCAAACCCACCCCATTTGCTAACCGTCCATCTCGACAAGGATAATTAGCTAAAATAATCGCAATGCGTCGTTTTGATGGAGGTTTCTGTTGTAAATTAATCCAATTTTTAGCTAACTCTGCTACAAAGTTAATCCTATTTTCTACCGCCACATATCGAACTACATGAGTTTCTAAAATCGGGTTCCAAGTTTCCACCGCTTTAAAAGAAATCACTCGACTAATAATCCGTCCATCTACTTCCGGTAAAGCAACATTCATGGCGATATCCCTAGGAGAAAGTCCCATAAAATTATTCTCCCATTGTTCTAATGTTCCTCCACTTAAAATCACTTGTAAAACCGGAATATTTAACGTAAATAATGGCGGTTGACTTTCATCTTCTGAAATTGAAGAAATTGAAAAACTGGTAGTATTAATTAATAATTGAGGTGTGGGCTTAAAATAGGTTAAAACTTCCGTTTGAATATCAGGATCTCGCAGAGAGGAAACAAAAATTGGGATCGGTTCTAAGTTATATTGAACTAAAGCTTGACACAGGGAATCAATCGGATCTAAGTTACCGGATAGGTAATGAGCACGATAAAATATAATTCCAACACGAGCAATATAATTCTGAGGTTTTAAATTAGAATTCCATTGATAATAACCGACTTTTGGGATAACAACCGGAGGAACAATAGAATAATTTTTATTAAAAATATGATTAGCAATTAATAATAATGCTTGAGTAAAATTATCAACGCCTCCTTCGGTTAAATATCGCCAAACTTGATTAACAAGGGATAAGGATACCGTTGAATGACTGATTAAATCTGGGTCAGGACGATCATCACCGGGGAGAATAATTAATTGGGCTTTATTGTTAGCAATAATTTCTTGTAAAACTTCTAACCCATACGACCAATAAGAACGTCCTCCCAATAGTCTTAAAATAATAATTTGTGCTTTTTCTAAAATCGTTTCTGCATAGGTATCAATGGTTAATTGTTGTTGTAATTGTAATAAATTCGTAACTCGCAAACCGGGAAAATCAGAAGGAAGTTTAGACCCCAGAGATGCTAAGGTTTGAATATCTGTATCCGCCGCCGTTAAAAAAATAATCGGTGCTGGAGTTTGTTCAATAAAAATTACCCCTTCAGTATCGGGGTTCCATCCCCCCGGTGTGGCTGCAATTCGGTGCATTTTAATTCCAAAATAAAGTTAATTAATGTCTTGATCTCGATGAACAATATCAGGAGAAAAAGCTGGAAGACAAACCGCCACATATTCTGCACCGTCTTGCGTTGGGGTACTATAACGTACCCATTCTCCTTTATGCGTAATTACCGCTTGTCCTGCTAAAATATCCCTTTGACCGCCTTCATATTCTACCCGTAATACTCCCTTTAAAACCACTGTAAATTCATCAAATTCGGGTCGCTGTCCCGGTTCAATCCATCCCTCCGGAGAGTTCATATAAGCTATACTAACGGTATCGGTTTGACTGTTAACTCGTCCGATGTATTCATCAATTAATTTGGGTTTATTACCCGCAGATGTAATCCGACTCGGTTGTTCAATAAAATCAGGCATGGTAATTGTATAACGAAAGTTTAAGGTTTCATAATTTATACAAATTTTAACCTATTATATCATAATTTTAGGTGACGGATTAATAAAAATTTGCCACAATCAAGACTAGAAAAACCAGTTCTTAAGTTTTGACAGGGTTTGTATGCTGAATACGATTCTTCGCAACCGTTATAAAATCATCTGTTCCATTGCAAGTGGGGGATTTGGCGAAACCTACCTAGCGAAAGATTTAGATTTACCAGGACATCCCCAATGTGTTGTTAAGCAACTCAAACCTCAGTCTTCCCAACCTGCTATTTTAAATACTGCTCGTCGTTTATTTGAAACAGAAGCTCAAACCCTTTATCAGTTAGGAGAACATCCTCAAATTCCTCGTTTATTAGCCCACTTTGAAGAAAATAATGAGTTTTATTTAGTGCAAGAATTTATTGAGGGTTGGGATTTACGTCAGGAATTGATCTCTGAATCCTATGGGGATGAAATAAAAGTGATTAATCTCCTCCAAGAACTGTTAAAAATTCTCGAATTTGTTCATAATCATAACGTAATTCACCGAGATATTAAACCCTCTAATTTAATGCGTCGCAATCCAGATCAAAAGCTAGTTTTAATTGATTTTGGTGCGGTTAAAAAAATTATGATTGAAACGGCTAATTCTGAAGCAGTAATTACCTCTAGTATTGCTATTGGAACTTCGGGTTATATGCCACCAGAACAAACCCAAGGTAAACCTCGATTCTGTAGTGATATTTACGCGGTAGGAATGTTAGGAATTCAAGCCTTAACAGGAGTATTACCCCATCAACTTCCTGAAAATCCCAAAACTCATGAAATTCAGTGGAGATCTCTGCTATTAAAAAATAATACTCAAACTCAACTTCCGCTTTTATATGATATTTTAGATAAAATGGTACGTTATGATTTTCGCGATCGCTATCAAACGGTAACAGAAGTTTTACAAGACTTATCTGGATTAATTGATCCCACTCCTGCGGTTAAATCTTCGTTTCTACCCAACAAAATCAGAGAAGAATTAGAAGATTTACCCTCTGAGTTAAATAATCGTCAAACTCTAGCAACTATTGTTTTTACAGATGCCGTTGGATTTAGTGCCAGAATGTCTAAAGATGAAGTGGTAACTCTAAATTTAATTCGTCGTGATTTGCACCGAATGAGAACATTATGTCAGGAGTTTAATGGATTTGTAATTAAATCTACAGGGGATGGATTATTAATGTACTTTTCTAGTGCAATTCAAGCAGTTAACTGTGCAATTAAAATTCAAGAAGATTTAGCAAAAATAGCACAAAATTTACCAGAAAATGAAATTTTATTACATCGAATTGATATTCATTTAGGTGATATTTTTATTCAAGATCAAGATGTCATGGGAAATGGAGTTAATATTGCTGCACGTTTAGAAGGAAAAGCTCAACCCGGGGGAATTTGTATTTCTAAAATCGTTTATGATGTAGTCAAAAATTCTTTGAAAGTTCCTGTTAGTTATTTAGGTGAATTAGACTTAAAAAATATTCCCGAAGCCCTGCCAACTTATTTAATATTACCTGCTTCATCGTCAATTCAAACCTTGGTAAAAACCCCAGTTAAGCCTGTAAATCAATCTTCTCTTAAATCGACATCTCAAAATGATAGAGATCGACATATTTTACTCAATAAAGTTAAAAATTTTTGGGTGAAAGGCGTTTTAGAAACATCCTTATATGGTCGAGCAATGATAGAATTAGGGTTAGAATTTCGTTTAGATTTGGTTGAAAGACCTTGGGATATTTTATGGGGAACTCCTGATGATCATCAAGACCGTTTATCGCAAGGAATAAAAGTGAGCCAAAAGTTTTTAGAATTGGGAGAAGGACGATCACTTTTAATTTTAGGAGAACCCGGATCAGGAAAAACCACAACTTTATTAGAATTGGCGAAAGATTTAATTGAACACGCTGAACAAGATATTAATCAGTTAATTCCTGTGGTGTTTAATTTATCTTCTTGGAAAGGTGGTAAACAAGGGATAAATGATTGGTTAATTTCTGAATTGAATACTCAATATCAAGTCTCTAAAGCCTTAGCAAAACGGTTGGTTGAGTCAAATCAATTATTGTTATTATTAGATGGATTAGATGAAGTCAGTTTAGAAAATAGAGAAAACTGTGCGATCGCATTAAACCAATTTTTGCAAACAAATGGGGATCATGAAATTGTTATTTGTAGTCGCATCAGTGATTATCAAGCACTCAAAACTCGCCTAAAATTACAAACTGCCATTTGTTTACAACCCTTAACTGTTGATCAAATTCAAGACTATTTTAATCGTGCAGGTTCAGAACTTACCACAGTAAAAGAGGCATTAAAAACCGATTTTATTTTACAAGAATTAACAAAATCTCCCTTAATGTTGAGTATTATCAC
The window above is part of the Planktothrix sp. FACHB-1365 genome. Proteins encoded here:
- a CDS encoding cupin, with the protein product MPDFIEQPSRITSAGNKPKLIDEYIGRVNSQTDTVSIAYMNSPEGWIEPGQRPEFDEFTVVLKGVLRVEYEGGQRDILAGQAVITHKGEWVRYSTPTQDGAEYVAVCLPAFSPDIVHRDQDIN
- a CDS encoding protein kinase, whose product is MLNTILRNRYKIICSIASGGFGETYLAKDLDLPGHPQCVVKQLKPQSSQPAILNTARRLFETEAQTLYQLGEHPQIPRLLAHFEENNEFYLVQEFIEGWDLRQELISESYGDEIKVINLLQELLKILEFVHNHNVIHRDIKPSNLMRRNPDQKLVLIDFGAVKKIMIETANSEAVITSSIAIGTSGYMPPEQTQGKPRFCSDIYAVGMLGIQALTGVLPHQLPENPKTHEIQWRSLLLKNNTQTQLPLLYDILDKMVRYDFRDRYQTVTEVLQDLSGLIDPTPAVKSSFLPNKIREELEDLPSELNNRQTLATIVFTDAVGFSARMSKDEVVTLNLIRRDLHRMRTLCQEFNGFVIKSTGDGLLMYFSSAIQAVNCAIKIQEDLAKIAQNLPENEILLHRIDIHLGDIFIQDQDVMGNGVNIAARLEGKAQPGGICISKIVYDVVKNSLKVPVSYLGELDLKNIPEALPTYLILPASSSIQTLVKTPVKPVNQSSLKSTSQNDRDRHILLNKVKNFWVKGVLETSLYGRAMIELGLEFRLDLVERPWDILWGTPDDHQDRLSQGIKVSQKFLELGEGRSLLILGEPGSGKTTTLLELAKDLIEHAEQDINQLIPVVFNLSSWKGGKQGINDWLISELNTQYQVSKALAKRLVESNQLLLLLDGLDEVSLENRENCAIALNQFLQTNGDHEIVICSRISDYQALKTRLKLQTAICLQPLTVDQIQDYFNRAGSELTTVKEALKTDFILQELTKSPLMLSIITLAYSGILPSDFLEFSTIEGRRSHLFDTYIKRMFLRRRVNKGYSQEKVIHYLSCLAKNMVKHSQTVFSIESLQLTWLDKSWQKDIYTSLVYLIFNLILCVLFQVILSSVVTLFRDTIQISNDSMIIIFDGLFLGLLNGYILGTIFILLRKKLSNPIGAILLILINGFTQFILWMIISQNSMDFGLIGGLSGGLIALINLQLINDKIVPTETLKWSWNQAKKSLTRSLFWGLGIGAFIGITYTFITLLNFAFTMTYNSIDESIPTFSFKLAEQPIVLFVFMLINIMVFSLIFEIIGGIIGGILGGLTGTTIENRTIPNQGIFQSLKNAVILSVVSIIFLEIFSKILGFYLPISNGITLGILVGLIGGGSAAIKHFILRCILCLNRSIPWNYAKFLDVAVGWIFLQKIGGSYIFIHRLLLEHFAQLNR